A DNA window from Patagioenas fasciata isolate bPatFas1 chromosome 1, bPatFas1.hap1, whole genome shotgun sequence contains the following coding sequences:
- the RP2 gene encoding protein XRP2, which translates to MGCFFSRRRKPAQGGQQQQAGGGQDAAAVEEKAPQYSWDQRAKVDPKDYTFSGLKDETVGRLPGKVAGQQFIIQDCENCSIYIFDHSATITIDDCVNCQIFLGPIKGSVFFRDCKDCKCIVACQQFRTRDCRKLEVFLCCATQPIIESSTGMKFGCFQYYYPELALQFKDAGLSIFNNTWSDIHDFTPVSGENNWGLLPEDAVVQDYVPLPSSEELKAVRISTDATRSIIPVTRGRRQKSSDESCLVVFFAGDYTTANARKLIDEMTGKGFQLVQTKEVSMKAEEAHRVFQQHAPEFIPLLEKGPVVALEFNGDGAVEGCQSTINDVFSGTKVFVSESKASASQDVENFYNFADMQMGM; encoded by the exons ATGGGCTGCTTCTTCTCCCGCCGCAGGAAGCCGGCCCAGGgcggccagcagcagcaggcggGAGGCGGCCAAGACGCGGCGGCCGTTGAGGAGAAGGCACCGCAGTACAGCTGGGACCAGCGAGCCAAG GTTGACCCCAAAGATTACACTTTTTCTGGACTTAAAGATGAAACTGTGGGTCGACTGCCTGGAAAAGTAGCAGGGCAACAATTCATCATTCAGGACTGTGAGAATTGTAGTATCTACATATTTGACCATTCTGCTACAATCACTATTGATGACTGCGTAAACTGTCAGATCTTTTTAGGACCAATAAAAGGCAGCGTGTTTTTCCGTGACTGCAAAGACTGTAAATGTATAGTGGCCTGCCAACAGTTTCGCACCCGGGACTGTAGAAAGCTGGAGGTATTCTTGTGCTGTGCCACCCAGCCCATTATTGAATCCTCCACAGGTATGAAATTTGGATGTTTCCAGTACTATTATCCTGAGCTTGCTTTACAATTTAAAGATGCTGGACTAAGTATCTTCAATAACACATGGAGCGACATCCATGACTTTACCCCTGTGTCAGGAGAAAATAATTGGGGCCTTTTGCCTGAGGATGCTGTAGTACAAGACTATGTTCCTCTGCCCAGCTCTGAGGAACTGAAAGCTGTCAGAATTTCTACCGATGCTACGAGGAGCATAATACCAGTAACTCGAGGGCGgagacagaaaagcagtgatgAATCGTGTTTGGTCGTGTTTTTTGCTGGTGACTACACAACTGCAAATGCCAGGAAGTTAATTGATGAG ATGACTGGTAAAGGTTTTCAGCTGGTACAGACTAAAGAAGTCTCAATGAAGGCAGAGGAGGCTCACAGAGTTTTCCAGCAGCATGCACCGGAATTCATTCCACTGCTTGAAAAAG GTCCAGTGGTTGCTTTGGAGTTCAATGGAGATGGTGCTGTGGAAGGATGTCAAAGCACTATAAATGATGTTTTCAGTGGGACCAAG GTTTTTGTATCGGAGAGCAAGGCATCAGCGTCTCAAGATGTAGAAAATTTCTACAACTTTGCTGACATGCAGATGGGAATGTGA